A single genomic interval of Arthrobacter methylotrophus harbors:
- a CDS encoding NAD(P)/FAD-dependent oxidoreductase, producing MSTNIVAEQSSAAAAEQTNTAAALGKQSRTGLLIIGASQSGVQLAVSLRALGFAEHITLLGDEDHRPYQRPALSKEFLQGTVESESLIFRSSEYWAEHNVDLVKGEYIVRIDKEADGSGVAHSSAGKQFPFKRLALTVGARARKLEIEGADLDGVLYLRNADDALALKARVADAQDVVVIGGGFIGLEAASSLQKMGKNVTVLEFGPRLVGRAVGEETAEYFLQAHRARGLDIRLNTSAARFAPDTAAGKEQTRVAAVELKDGTVLPAQIVLIGIGVIPNTQLAEQLGLVVDNGVVVDRFALASDGTTVAVGDVANMPNPVPGSKTGERIRLESVNNAIEHAKVAAYSLTGRREEYAGIPWFWSNQADLKLQIAGLCNGFDQTVLRRDKERGKFTVLYYRQGQVIAADCVNAPLDFMAVKNALAKGQNIPADAAADPATQLKTITTGS from the coding sequence ATGAGCACTAATATCGTCGCCGAGCAGAGTTCCGCCGCGGCAGCTGAACAGACCAACACCGCAGCCGCGTTGGGCAAGCAGAGCCGGACCGGCCTGCTGATCATCGGCGCGAGCCAGTCCGGCGTCCAGCTCGCAGTCTCGCTCCGCGCGCTCGGCTTCGCCGAGCACATCACCCTGCTTGGCGACGAAGACCACCGACCCTACCAGCGCCCGGCCCTGTCGAAGGAGTTTCTCCAGGGCACCGTGGAAAGCGAATCCCTGATTTTCCGCTCCAGCGAGTATTGGGCCGAGCACAACGTGGACCTGGTCAAGGGCGAATACATCGTCCGGATCGACAAGGAGGCCGACGGCTCCGGGGTGGCCCATTCTTCCGCGGGGAAACAATTCCCCTTCAAACGGCTCGCCCTCACCGTCGGTGCCCGTGCCCGTAAGCTGGAGATCGAGGGCGCGGACCTCGACGGCGTGCTGTATCTGCGCAACGCCGACGACGCCCTGGCGCTCAAGGCCCGGGTAGCGGACGCGCAGGATGTGGTGGTGATCGGCGGCGGATTCATCGGCCTCGAAGCCGCGTCCAGCCTGCAGAAAATGGGCAAGAACGTCACCGTGTTGGAGTTCGGTCCTCGGCTCGTGGGGCGCGCCGTCGGCGAGGAAACGGCCGAGTACTTCCTGCAGGCGCACCGCGCCCGCGGCCTGGACATCCGACTCAACACGAGTGCTGCGCGCTTCGCCCCGGACACCGCCGCAGGCAAGGAACAGACTCGAGTCGCCGCCGTCGAGCTTAAGGACGGCACAGTGCTGCCAGCGCAGATTGTGCTGATAGGTATCGGCGTTATCCCCAATACACAACTTGCCGAGCAGCTGGGCCTGGTCGTGGACAACGGCGTCGTGGTGGACCGGTTCGCGCTGGCTTCGGACGGCACCACAGTAGCGGTGGGGGATGTCGCCAATATGCCCAACCCCGTGCCAGGTTCCAAAACAGGCGAACGGATCCGGCTGGAGAGCGTGAACAACGCCATCGAGCATGCCAAAGTGGCCGCTTACTCGCTCACAGGAAGACGCGAGGAATACGCCGGAATCCCGTGGTTTTGGTCCAACCAAGCCGACCTCAAGCTGCAGATCGCGGGCCTGTGCAACGGTTTCGACCAGACGGTGCTCCGGCGCGATAAGGAACGCGGCAAATTCACCGTCCTCTACTACCGTCAGGGCCAGGTCATTGCCGCTGACTGTGTCAATGCGCCGCTGGATTTCATGGCGGTAAAAAACGCCCTGGCCAAGGGCCAGAACATCCCGGCCGACGCTGCAGCGGACCCCGCCACGCAACTCAAGACCATCACCACGGGCAGCTAA
- a CDS encoding 2Fe-2S iron-sulfur cluster-binding protein — MPTVHFTDAEGAVRDVQGNTGDSVMETAVRNGVPGIVAECGGSLSCATCHVFVREDCLAQLPPMEDMEDEMLYGTAVDREDNSRLSCQVRLTDERELFVTTPETQV; from the coding sequence ATGCCAACGGTTCATTTCACCGACGCCGAGGGCGCTGTCCGGGACGTCCAGGGCAACACTGGCGACTCGGTCATGGAAACCGCCGTGCGCAACGGTGTCCCAGGCATCGTGGCCGAATGCGGCGGCTCGCTGTCCTGCGCCACCTGCCACGTCTTCGTCCGCGAGGACTGCCTGGCCCAGCTCCCGCCGATGGAAGACATGGAAGACGAGATGCTCTATGGCACCGCCGTGGACCGCGAAGACAACTCACGGCTGTCCTGCCAGGTCCGTCTCACCGACGAGCGGGAACTGTTCGTCACCACCCCGGAAACCCAGGTGTAG
- a CDS encoding SDR family NAD(P)-dependent oxidoreductase, whose translation MSDVNMPAAEDESPGQRARTVLITGAAGGLGRAFALGFGRRGYRVAVADVNLAGAEETAKLVRETGVDAAAFHADVTSVDSTESLAKSCADFGNGSIDVVLNNAAVYAGVTRSPFEDIDPAEWDLVMNVNLKGPWLVTRAASPYLREGGRVINLSSATIFSGSEQWLHYVASKGGVVALTRVMAKELGRRGITVNAIAPGFTLTEASYGLMENAENYGVDRGAIKRASQPEDIVGAALFLAGPDSSYYTGQTMVVDGGRQFI comes from the coding sequence ATGTCTGACGTGAATATGCCTGCTGCAGAAGATGAGAGTCCGGGCCAGCGGGCCCGGACCGTCCTGATCACCGGTGCCGCCGGCGGCCTGGGCCGGGCGTTCGCGCTCGGCTTCGGCCGCCGCGGCTACCGCGTGGCGGTGGCGGACGTGAACCTCGCCGGCGCGGAGGAAACCGCGAAGCTGGTCCGCGAAACCGGGGTTGACGCGGCCGCCTTCCATGCGGACGTCACGAGCGTGGACTCCACCGAGTCACTAGCGAAAAGCTGCGCGGACTTCGGCAACGGGAGCATCGACGTCGTACTCAACAACGCCGCCGTATACGCGGGGGTGACCCGCAGCCCGTTCGAGGACATCGATCCGGCCGAATGGGACCTGGTGATGAACGTCAACCTCAAGGGCCCGTGGCTCGTCACCCGGGCCGCCAGTCCGTATCTGCGCGAGGGCGGGCGCGTCATCAACCTCTCCAGCGCCACCATCTTCAGCGGCTCGGAACAGTGGCTGCACTACGTCGCCTCCAAGGGCGGCGTGGTGGCCCTGACCCGGGTCATGGCGAAAGAACTGGGCCGGCGGGGGATCACTGTCAACGCGATTGCCCCCGGCTTCACCCTCACCGAGGCCAGCTACGGGCTCATGGAAAACGCCGAGAACTACGGTGTGGACCGCGGCGCCATCAAGCGGGCAAGCCAGCCGGAAGACATCGTGGGCGCCGCACTCTTCCTGGCCGGTCCGGATAGTTCCTACTACACCGGCCAGACCATGGTGGTCGATGGCGGCCGTCAGTTCATCTGA
- a CDS encoding PEP-utilizing enzyme has product MSLKSFPKPSELPVPAGAEGWEKIYPYYLVFQDKLKEQEDAKFWFCDSQHWPTVFKPFETIGGEFAVKCLGQYNARHLMIPNANGIEFRIHLGYLYMSPIPVPEDQIAARVPLFEQRVGHYFQNWEQLLKQWHVKVKGTIDEMETISFPRLPDMVPMEDILSGKGKDGSEKLLESYDRLIQLAYQNWQYHFEFLNLGYIAYLDFFNFCKQVFPNIPDQSIATMVQGVDMELFRPDDELKQLAKLAVELGLQAHFSNTDDVDATLGAIAAAPGGDRWTAQYEGAKDPWFNFTVGNGFYGHDKYWNEHQEIPLGYIADYIRRVDEGQEILRPVEALITERDRIIEEYRELLEGENQALFDAKRGLAATAYPYVENHNFYIEHWTMGVFWRKIRELSRMMQAEGFWTQPDDLLYLGRNEVRDALFDLVTGWGVGAKPIGPDYWPEEIERRRGIVDALKTARPAPALNTPPESITEPFTRMLWGITTEQVQQWLGAGEAVEGGGLRGMAASPGVVEGLARVITDADQLSEVQQGEILVATVTAPSWGPIFGKIKATVTDIGGMMSHAAIVCREYGLPAVTGTGSASTTIKTGQRLRVDGTKGTVQILDALIPDAGDAELEVAGPGAHAHSHSHV; this is encoded by the coding sequence ATGTCCCTGAAGTCCTTCCCCAAACCGTCCGAGCTTCCGGTTCCCGCCGGCGCCGAGGGTTGGGAAAAGATCTACCCGTACTACCTGGTCTTCCAGGACAAGCTCAAGGAGCAGGAGGACGCCAAGTTCTGGTTCTGCGACAGCCAGCACTGGCCCACTGTGTTCAAGCCCTTCGAGACGATCGGCGGCGAGTTCGCGGTCAAATGCCTGGGCCAGTACAACGCCCGGCACCTGATGATCCCCAACGCCAACGGCATCGAGTTCCGCATCCACCTGGGCTACCTCTACATGTCGCCCATCCCGGTCCCCGAGGACCAGATCGCCGCCCGCGTGCCCTTGTTCGAACAGAGGGTGGGCCACTACTTCCAGAACTGGGAGCAGCTCCTCAAACAGTGGCATGTCAAGGTCAAGGGCACCATCGACGAGATGGAAACCATTTCCTTCCCCCGGCTCCCGGATATGGTTCCCATGGAGGATATCCTCTCCGGCAAAGGCAAGGACGGCTCCGAGAAGCTGCTGGAAAGCTACGACCGGCTGATTCAGCTGGCCTACCAGAACTGGCAGTACCACTTCGAGTTCCTCAATCTCGGCTACATCGCCTACCTTGACTTCTTCAACTTCTGCAAGCAGGTCTTCCCCAACATCCCGGATCAGTCCATCGCCACCATGGTGCAGGGTGTGGACATGGAGCTCTTCCGCCCGGACGACGAGCTCAAGCAACTCGCCAAGCTCGCCGTCGAACTGGGGCTCCAGGCTCACTTCAGCAACACGGACGACGTCGATGCCACTCTGGGTGCCATCGCCGCCGCCCCGGGCGGGGACCGCTGGACGGCTCAGTACGAGGGCGCCAAGGACCCGTGGTTCAACTTCACCGTGGGCAACGGCTTCTACGGCCACGACAAGTACTGGAACGAACACCAGGAAATCCCGCTGGGCTACATCGCCGACTACATCCGGCGCGTGGACGAAGGCCAGGAAATCTTGCGCCCGGTCGAGGCCCTGATCACCGAACGCGACCGCATCATCGAGGAATACCGCGAGCTGCTGGAAGGCGAAAACCAGGCCCTCTTCGATGCCAAGCGCGGACTCGCCGCCACCGCGTACCCGTACGTGGAGAACCACAACTTCTACATCGAGCACTGGACCATGGGCGTCTTCTGGCGCAAGATCCGCGAGCTGTCCCGGATGATGCAGGCCGAGGGCTTCTGGACCCAACCGGACGACCTGCTGTACCTGGGCCGCAACGAGGTCCGTGACGCGCTCTTCGACCTCGTCACCGGCTGGGGCGTCGGCGCCAAGCCGATCGGCCCGGACTACTGGCCCGAAGAGATCGAACGCCGCCGCGGGATCGTGGACGCGCTCAAGACCGCCCGCCCGGCTCCTGCCCTGAACACGCCGCCGGAATCCATCACCGAACCTTTCACCCGGATGCTCTGGGGCATCACCACCGAGCAGGTCCAGCAGTGGCTGGGTGCCGGCGAAGCGGTCGAAGGCGGCGGGCTGCGCGGCATGGCCGCCTCGCCCGGCGTCGTCGAAGGCCTGGCCCGCGTCATCACCGACGCGGACCAGCTCTCCGAAGTGCAGCAGGGCGAGATCCTCGTTGCCACGGTCACTGCGCCGTCCTGGGGCCCGATCTTCGGCAAGATCAAGGCCACCGTTACTGACATCGGCGGCATGATGAGCCACGCGGCCATCGTCTGCCGCGAATACGGCCTCCCGGCTGTGACCGGGACGGGCTCGGCGTCCACCACGATCAAGACCGGGCAGCGGCTCCGAGTGGACGGCACCAAAGGCACGGTCCAGATCCTCGACGCACTGATTCCCGATGCCGGGGATGCGGAGCTGGAGGTCGCCGGGCCCGGCGCCCACGCGCACAGCCACAGCCATGTCTGA
- a CDS encoding PEP/pyruvate-binding domain-containing protein — translation MHSNEYIQFFDGGIEPKLENLGGKGASLVTMTSAGMPVPPGFVVTTAQFDAFMEEAGITRDIHQLLAGLDPEDMGQVDKVSAAIREDIRSRSVPQALRELTITAYESLMSRFEAPVPVAVRSSATAEDLPDASFAGQQDTYLWLDGVKAVTEHIRQCWASLFTSRAIIYRLKNNIPNEGLSMAVVVQKMVNARVSGVAITMDPTNGDRSKITIDSSYGVGEMVVSGQVTPDNIMLDKVTLTVVSEHLGDKHAELVPDAAAGRLVEREVDAERRGRRSLTDAELTAVAQMAKRAEKHYKCPQDIEWALDADLPDGENLLLLQSRPETVHSAKPTAVRQTVQTPAGAGGYFSGLSHATSATTPPGGTAPAATPSSPSGFSLGSITASLLKPSF, via the coding sequence ATGCACAGCAACGAATACATCCAGTTCTTCGACGGCGGCATTGAACCGAAGCTCGAAAACCTCGGCGGCAAGGGCGCCTCGCTGGTTACCATGACCTCCGCCGGTATGCCCGTCCCGCCCGGCTTCGTGGTCACCACCGCCCAGTTCGACGCCTTCATGGAGGAAGCCGGCATCACCCGGGACATCCACCAGCTCCTCGCCGGGCTGGACCCCGAGGACATGGGCCAGGTGGACAAGGTCTCAGCCGCCATCCGCGAGGACATCCGCTCGCGCTCGGTGCCGCAGGCGCTGCGCGAACTCACCATCACTGCGTACGAGTCCCTGATGTCCCGCTTCGAGGCCCCGGTCCCGGTAGCCGTCCGCTCCAGCGCCACCGCCGAAGACCTCCCGGATGCCTCCTTCGCCGGCCAGCAAGACACCTATCTCTGGCTCGACGGCGTCAAGGCCGTCACTGAACACATCCGCCAGTGCTGGGCTTCCTTATTCACTTCCCGCGCCATCATCTACCGGCTTAAGAACAACATTCCCAACGAAGGCCTCTCGATGGCCGTGGTGGTGCAGAAGATGGTGAACGCGCGCGTCTCCGGCGTCGCCATCACCATGGACCCCACCAATGGCGACCGCTCCAAGATCACCATCGACTCCTCCTACGGGGTGGGGGAGATGGTGGTGTCCGGCCAGGTCACGCCGGACAACATCATGCTGGACAAGGTCACGCTGACCGTCGTCTCCGAACACCTCGGCGACAAGCACGCCGAACTCGTCCCGGACGCCGCCGCCGGCCGTCTGGTGGAGCGGGAGGTCGACGCCGAACGCCGCGGCCGCCGCAGCCTCACCGATGCCGAGCTCACCGCCGTTGCGCAGATGGCCAAGCGGGCCGAGAAGCATTACAAATGCCCGCAGGACATCGAATGGGCCCTCGACGCGGATCTGCCCGACGGCGAGAACCTGCTCCTTCTGCAGTCCAGGCCAGAAACCGTGCACTCCGCCAAGCCGACGGCGGTCCGGCAAACTGTCCAGACCCCCGCAGGTGCGGGCGGCTACTTCAGTGGGCTGAGCCACGCAACGTCTGCCACGACGCCACCGGGTGGCACAGCGCCGGCCGCCACGCCGTCGTCCCCTTCAGGTTTCAGCCTCGGGAGCATCACCGCGTCCCTGCTGAAGCCCTCCTTCTGA
- a CDS encoding cytochrome P450 has protein sequence MSSSTETAGRCPFGHGAEAPAGHHGYEPFQMKNPFPAYAELRAEQPVMFDERTGLYVVARYDDIKAVFEDWETFSSENAQAPVRERGGAAKKIMDDGGFTAYSGLSARIPPEHTRIRAIVQKAFTPRRYKALEPFIRQNVVELLEAMLARPEHRGDMVKDLAYDVPTITILTLIGADVSQVDTFKRWSDSRAAMTWGDLSDEEQIPHAHNLVEYWQECLRLVQVAHDEGGDNLTGDLVKAQQEGAEISDHEIASVLYSLLFAGHETTTTLISNALRELLARPAQWRTLVEDPKKIPAAIDEVLRYAGSIVGWRRKALKDTEVGGVAIEKGAQLLLLMGSANRDDTKFDAGEDFDITRPNAREHLSFGFGIHYCLGNMLAKLQARIALEEVARLAPELQLENPEAITFRENLSFRVPETVPVSWKA, from the coding sequence ATGTCATCGTCGACTGAAACGGCCGGCCGCTGTCCCTTTGGCCATGGCGCCGAAGCCCCCGCCGGGCACCACGGCTACGAGCCGTTCCAAATGAAGAATCCCTTCCCCGCTTACGCCGAACTCCGGGCCGAGCAGCCCGTCATGTTCGACGAGCGGACGGGACTCTATGTTGTCGCCCGCTATGACGACATCAAGGCAGTGTTCGAAGACTGGGAGACCTTCTCCAGCGAAAACGCCCAGGCCCCCGTCCGCGAACGCGGCGGCGCCGCGAAGAAGATCATGGACGACGGCGGGTTCACCGCCTACTCCGGTCTTTCCGCACGCATCCCCCCGGAGCACACCCGCATCCGCGCCATCGTCCAGAAGGCCTTCACGCCCCGCCGCTACAAGGCCCTGGAGCCCTTCATCCGGCAGAACGTCGTCGAGCTGCTCGAAGCCATGCTCGCGCGTCCGGAACACCGCGGCGACATGGTCAAGGACCTTGCCTATGACGTCCCCACCATCACCATCCTCACCCTGATCGGCGCCGACGTCTCCCAGGTGGACACCTTCAAGCGCTGGAGCGATTCCCGGGCAGCAATGACCTGGGGCGACCTCAGCGACGAGGAGCAGATCCCGCACGCCCACAACCTCGTGGAGTACTGGCAGGAATGCCTGCGCCTGGTCCAGGTGGCTCATGACGAAGGCGGCGACAACCTCACCGGGGACCTCGTCAAGGCGCAGCAGGAAGGCGCCGAAATCTCCGACCACGAGATCGCCTCGGTCCTCTACAGCTTGCTCTTCGCCGGCCACGAGACCACGACCACCTTGATCTCCAACGCCCTCCGCGAACTTCTGGCCCGCCCCGCGCAGTGGCGGACGCTTGTGGAGGATCCCAAGAAGATCCCCGCCGCCATCGACGAGGTCCTGCGCTACGCCGGTTCGATCGTCGGCTGGCGCCGCAAGGCCCTGAAGGATACCGAAGTCGGCGGCGTCGCCATCGAAAAAGGCGCCCAGCTGTTGCTCCTGATGGGTTCAGCCAACCGGGACGACACGAAGTTCGACGCCGGCGAGGACTTCGACATCACCCGCCCCAACGCCCGCGAGCACCTTTCCTTCGGGTTCGGCATCCACTACTGCCTGGGGAACATGCTCGCCAAGCTCCAAGCAAGAATCGCACTCGAGGAAGTGGCCCGGCTTGCCCCGGAGCTGCAGCTGGAGAACCCGGAAGCGATCACCTTCCGCGAGAACCTCTCCTTCCGAGTCCCCGAGACCGTCCCCGTCAGCTGGAAGGCCTGA
- a CDS encoding IclR family transcriptional regulator, which produces MAGGSREPGRTVTSKVLAILEAFEKSRGALSLTDIAEKSGLPLSTAHRLVNELTDWGFLSREPNGRYQLGIRLWELAQNTGRQLRDAARPYVQDLFSLTGETAHLAVRAGYEVLYIDRVYGSKRVPRASRVGGRLPMHATAVGKVILAFEEDWVRDAYLNRQLDRHTAHTHVDPRKLSAELTQIREQGYATTVEEVRLGSCSIAVPVFHTGRIGAAIGLVLPTNQAGTMTRHLPVLKGISSQIERATARIPLETLLGSHIGGTG; this is translated from the coding sequence ATGGCGGGCGGCAGCCGCGAACCCGGCAGGACGGTGACCTCGAAGGTCCTGGCCATCCTGGAGGCCTTCGAAAAGTCCCGGGGCGCCCTGAGCCTGACGGACATCGCCGAGAAATCCGGTCTCCCGCTGAGCACGGCGCACCGTTTGGTCAACGAACTCACCGACTGGGGCTTCCTCTCCCGCGAACCCAACGGCCGCTACCAGCTGGGCATACGGCTCTGGGAGCTTGCCCAGAATACCGGCCGCCAGCTTCGCGACGCGGCCCGGCCTTACGTCCAGGATCTTTTCTCCCTCACCGGGGAAACCGCCCATCTGGCCGTCCGAGCCGGCTACGAAGTGCTGTACATTGACCGCGTCTACGGGTCAAAGCGCGTTCCACGCGCCTCGCGTGTGGGAGGGCGGCTGCCGATGCACGCGACCGCCGTCGGGAAGGTGATCCTCGCTTTCGAGGAGGACTGGGTCCGCGACGCATACCTCAACCGGCAACTCGACCGGCACACCGCGCACACCCACGTTGACCCCAGGAAACTGTCCGCTGAACTTACGCAGATCCGAGAACAGGGTTACGCCACCACAGTCGAGGAAGTTCGGCTGGGTTCCTGCTCTATCGCCGTTCCGGTTTTCCACACCGGCAGGATCGGCGCCGCGATTGGTCTGGTGCTGCCCACCAACCAAGCCGGCACGATGACCCGGCATTTGCCGGTTCTGAAGGGTATCTCGTCGCAGATCGAGCGCGCCACGGCCCGGATACCGCTGGAGACGCTACTCGGCAGTCACATCGGGGGAACAGGCTGA
- a CDS encoding HD domain-containing protein, which yields MTKLLPAANHYGQDVSAGIEAEPDGVIALDPGLVAVWELAAPLLRVRDNDAHTLYALGLAYALLESHPEADAAVVLPALMLHDVGWSQVPPDEVLEAIAPGGGRRDLVLLHEKEGARLAAGILAATGYDPAKVPAILAIIDGHDSRREALSIEDAIVKDSDKTWRLSPHGIDTVMDWFGLDRGRALHLCSQRVHGHLFTKEANTIAHALTALESVTLWPQRRELLTAD from the coding sequence ATGACCAAGTTGCTGCCTGCTGCAAACCATTATGGCCAGGATGTCTCCGCCGGCATCGAAGCGGAACCCGACGGTGTTATTGCCCTGGATCCGGGTCTCGTTGCCGTCTGGGAGCTGGCTGCTCCGTTGTTGCGTGTCCGCGACAACGACGCACACACTTTGTATGCACTGGGTCTTGCTTATGCCTTGCTGGAATCGCACCCCGAGGCCGACGCTGCTGTGGTCCTTCCTGCCCTGATGCTGCACGACGTCGGATGGTCCCAGGTACCGCCGGACGAGGTACTGGAGGCGATTGCGCCGGGAGGCGGGAGGCGGGATCTTGTCCTCCTCCATGAAAAGGAAGGCGCGCGGCTGGCAGCCGGCATCCTGGCGGCGACAGGCTATGACCCCGCAAAAGTACCGGCGATCCTGGCGATCATCGACGGTCACGACTCCCGGCGCGAGGCGCTCTCGATCGAGGACGCAATCGTCAAGGACTCGGACAAGACATGGCGGCTCAGCCCGCACGGCATCGACACCGTCATGGACTGGTTCGGGCTGGACCGAGGCCGTGCTCTGCACCTCTGCAGCCAGAGAGTCCACGGCCACCTCTTCACGAAGGAAGCGAACACCATTGCCCACGCACTGACCGCACTGGAATCAGTCACGCTGTGGCCGCAACGGCGAGAGCTCCTGACCGCAGACTAG
- a CDS encoding MarR family transcriptional regulator, whose translation MADTGAPIPRESTTQRDDELLLERQLCFALTVASRSVVGVYKPVLEKMGLTHPQYLVMLALWERSPRTLKDISEALLHEPATLSPILRRLEEAGYVIRNRIHGNERALAITLTETGAALRQQATAVPGTIMERLHLTRAEVAELHRAMTGLIEATQHPAAGTGDKLA comes from the coding sequence ATGGCCGACACAGGCGCACCCATCCCACGTGAATCCACCACGCAGCGTGACGACGAGCTATTGCTGGAGCGTCAGTTGTGCTTCGCCCTGACCGTCGCGTCGCGGAGCGTAGTGGGTGTCTATAAGCCGGTGCTCGAAAAAATGGGACTCACGCACCCGCAATATCTCGTGATGCTGGCCCTTTGGGAACGCAGCCCGCGGACACTCAAGGACATCAGCGAAGCTCTCCTGCACGAGCCGGCGACCCTCTCGCCTATCCTGCGCCGGCTTGAGGAAGCGGGCTACGTGATCCGCAATCGCATCCATGGAAACGAACGGGCCCTCGCCATCACACTGACTGAAACCGGGGCCGCCCTCAGGCAGCAGGCGACGGCCGTGCCGGGAACCATCATGGAGCGACTCCACCTCACGCGGGCCGAGGTCGCAGAACTGCATCGGGCCATGACCGGGCTCATCGAGGCCACCCAGCACCCGGCTGCCGGCACGGGCGATAAACTGGCATAA
- a CDS encoding SSI family serine proteinase inhibitor has product MRLRIVRSVLAVLAVAGLAACTPGPGGGSPSSPAPGSSASSTPSGSPTGPLPGAPGTPGRGDAELSIIVKLSPTAAPESYTLVCTNGVPAAESHHPTAAAACAALKKNPKLLTRPPRPSEQVCDQRYGGPQTATVTGTVDGVGVASSYKLTDGCEIAAWAAVADILGSSGAGA; this is encoded by the coding sequence ATGCGCCTGCGAATAGTCCGGTCAGTGCTGGCCGTCCTCGCCGTCGCCGGGCTCGCTGCCTGCACGCCGGGTCCCGGAGGCGGTTCGCCCAGCAGCCCGGCCCCTGGCAGCAGCGCTTCCTCCACGCCGTCGGGCAGTCCTACCGGACCGTTGCCGGGCGCACCCGGCACGCCGGGCCGCGGAGACGCCGAACTTTCCATCATCGTCAAGCTTTCCCCCACGGCAGCGCCAGAAAGCTACACGCTCGTTTGCACCAACGGCGTGCCCGCCGCAGAGAGCCACCACCCCACGGCAGCCGCAGCGTGCGCGGCCTTGAAGAAGAACCCCAAGCTCCTCACGCGGCCGCCACGCCCCAGCGAGCAAGTCTGCGACCAGCGCTACGGCGGACCCCAGACGGCAACAGTCACGGGGACGGTGGATGGCGTGGGCGTCGCATCCTCGTACAAACTCACTGACGGTTGCGAAATCGCGGCATGGGCCGCCGTCGCCGACATCCTAGGTTCGAGCGGTGCTGGAGCCTAG
- a CDS encoding 3-methyladenine DNA glycosylase, translated as MLEPRPRHLPQETWLALEAAHHERVERYAKPYLARRSAGEKHPVEDFLFTYYTQKPGQLLRWHPGDGVVLSGPKAAERAGWKYYRALDDGALAAAGLTAGTVAVTFDRGQFVADRTEAVRFAGIILAGTVARPAQFGCFGLHEWAMVYRQDKFELRHEYLKLRLGSEGTDAVVEDNRIRCSHFDAFRFYTPDAILLNELTPTRDKQRTMEQPGCLHANMDLYKWAYKLAPALPSELVMDCFELSWRIRAMDMQASPYDLEEWGYPAIRIETPQGKAEYVEYQRAFAAEAQALRARVLEKVEPLLELLGPAQSHKGNP; from the coding sequence GTGCTGGAGCCTAGGCCAAGGCACCTCCCGCAAGAGACATGGCTCGCGCTGGAGGCTGCCCACCACGAACGCGTCGAGCGCTATGCCAAGCCATACCTTGCCCGCCGCTCCGCTGGCGAGAAGCATCCCGTTGAAGATTTCCTCTTCACCTATTACACCCAGAAGCCCGGCCAGCTGCTGCGCTGGCACCCCGGCGACGGCGTCGTCCTGTCCGGCCCCAAGGCGGCAGAACGGGCCGGGTGGAAGTACTACCGAGCACTCGACGACGGCGCGCTGGCGGCCGCCGGCCTCACCGCCGGTACCGTCGCAGTCACCTTCGATCGCGGACAGTTCGTGGCCGACCGCACCGAGGCCGTCCGCTTCGCCGGCATCATCCTCGCGGGCACCGTCGCGCGGCCCGCCCAGTTTGGCTGCTTCGGGCTGCACGAATGGGCCATGGTCTACCGCCAGGACAAGTTCGAGCTGCGTCACGAATACCTCAAGCTGCGGCTGGGCTCCGAAGGCACGGACGCCGTGGTGGAAGACAACCGGATCCGCTGCTCGCACTTCGACGCTTTCCGTTTCTACACCCCGGACGCGATCCTGCTCAACGAGCTCACCCCCACACGGGACAAGCAACGCACCATGGAGCAACCCGGATGCCTGCACGCCAACATGGACCTCTACAAATGGGCATACAAACTGGCACCGGCCCTCCCGAGCGAGCTGGTGATGGACTGCTTCGAACTGTCCTGGCGGATCCGGGCGATGGACATGCAGGCCTCACCCTACGATCTTGAAGAATGGGGCTACCCGGCCATCAGGATCGAGACACCGCAGGGCAAAGCCGAGTACGTTGAGTATCAGCGGGCATTCGCAGCAGAGGCCCAAGCACTCCGCGCAAGGGTCCTGGAGAAAGTGGAGCCGCTGCTGGAGCTCCTCGGGCCGGCCCAGTCTCACAAAGGAAACCCATGA